In the genome of Marispirochaeta sp., one region contains:
- a CDS encoding corrinoid protein: MADWNEFSEMLQKGKAKEVADLCQKALDEGSSAKEILNEGLMLGMGIVGERFKKNEVYVPEVLIAARAMNAGIDVLKPHMTAGPGDKRGKVILGTVKGDLHDIGKNLVKIMMEGKGLEVVDLGADVPTEKFVTAAKEEGARIIACSALLTTTMTEMENVVKAVKEAGMRDSVIIMVGGAPVTQNFCESIGADIYSADATSAAEAAIAACAS; the protein is encoded by the coding sequence ATGGCTGACTGGAATGAATTCTCGGAAATGTTGCAGAAAGGAAAGGCCAAAGAGGTTGCCGATCTTTGTCAGAAAGCGCTGGATGAGGGGTCCAGTGCCAAAGAGATCCTGAATGAGGGCCTGATGCTTGGCATGGGCATTGTCGGCGAACGGTTTAAAAAGAATGAGGTTTACGTACCGGAGGTTCTGATTGCCGCCCGGGCTATGAACGCGGGTATCGATGTCCTTAAACCTCATATGACTGCCGGTCCCGGAGACAAACGGGGAAAGGTTATCCTGGGTACCGTAAAGGGAGACCTGCACGATATTGGGAAGAACCTTGTAAAGATAATGATGGAAGGAAAAGGCCTGGAAGTTGTCGATTTGGGAGCTGATGTTCCAACGGAAAAGTTTGTTACTGCTGCCAAGGAAGAAGGTGCCCGGATAATTGCATGTTCCGCCCTGCTTACCACAACCATGACCGAGATGGAGAACGTGGTAAAGGCCGTAAAAGAGGCCGGTATGCGGGACTCCGTCATAATAATGGTTGGGGGAGCACCGGTAACCCAGAACTTCTGTGAGTCAATCGGAGCTGACATCTACTCTGCAGATGCCACTTCCGCAGCCGAGGCGGCCATTGCCGCCTGCGCAAGTTAA